A region from the Drosophila ananassae strain 14024-0371.13 chromosome 2L, ASM1763931v2, whole genome shotgun sequence genome encodes:
- the LOC6500874 gene encoding uncharacterized protein LOC6500874, with translation MDYGWLMFLFIALLIDCPIASALFVTDISVPEIVDFRDNVTLSCSYDMRGHTLNSVKWYKDHEEFFRYSPLTSPIYMTFGVQGLQVLDGKYLCNESSCRLDLSLQGAKSTGVYKCEVSGDAPHFKLADKADNMTVAALPQSDPLIESFNSMYRMEEFLSATCSSDYSSLPTRLTWYINGEQPLLGELQPSIDTSIPAHDYVLRRQRLQVHFYLQGQRFFQAGKILELKCVAEIENYPELRRETTLSASLSQFDNFNNQMPLRHANTNSGARQRNSLGGRTSIISAILAVISLLQCLWRPS, from the exons aTTGCCCCATTGCATCAGCTCTATTTGTGACAGACATAAGTGTCCCGGAAATCGTAGACTTTCGGGACAATGTTACGTTATCCTGCAGCTACGACATGCGAGGTCACACTCTTAACTCTGTTAAATGGTACAAGGATCATGAGGAGTTCTTTAG ATATTCTCCCCTGACGAGTCCGATTTATATGACGTTTGGTGTTCAAGGACTGCAGGTGCTagatggaaaatatttatgcaACGAATCCAGCTGCAGACTGGACTTGAGTTTGCAAGGAGCTAAGTCGACTGGCGTTTACAAATGTGAAGTTAGTGGCGATGCTCCGCATTTTAAATTGGCCGACAAGGCCGACAATATGACGGTGGCAG ccCTACCTCAAAGCGATCCGCTAATAGAAAGTTTTAATTCAATGTACCGCATGGAAGAGTTTCTTAGTGCCACCTGCTCCTCGGACTATTCCAGTCTGCCCACTCGGCTTACCTGGTACATTAATGGCGAACAG CCCCTTTTGGGTGAGCTTCAGCCATCAATTGACACAAGCATTCCGGCCCATGATTACGTTTTGCGGCGCCAAAGGCTGCAAGTTCATTTCTATCTGCAAGGACAACGCTTTTTCCAGGCCGGAAAGATCCTGGAGCTCAAATGCGTGgcggaaattgaaaattatccAGAGCTAAGGCGTGAGACGACACTCAGTGCATCCTTGTCGCAGTTTGACAACTTTAACAATCAAATGCCGTTAAGACACGCAAATACAA ATTCGGGAGCGAGACAAAGGAATAGTCTTGGTGGCAGGACATCAATAATTTCCGCAATCCTGGCGGTAATTTCTTTGCTCCAATGCCTGTGGCGCCCGTCATGA